In the Nicotiana tabacum cultivar K326 chromosome 16, ASM71507v2, whole genome shotgun sequence genome, one interval contains:
- the LOC142170286 gene encoding uncharacterized protein LOC142170286, which produces MNKICDLFGFKQRNSFMYYVAAFNKMLCNLLKKVFSKSKRDWHERMEEALWAYRTTYHTPTQATPYSFVYGVETVLPLERQIPSLRFAIKDGLADEENARLCLEELEALDEKRLQAQQNLECYQARLSGSFNKKMSLRSFQVGDQVLVVKSPIITSR; this is translated from the coding sequence ATGAATAAGATATGTGATCTTTTTGGCTTCAAACAACGCAATTCCTTCATGTATTATGTTGCTGCATTTAACAAGATGCTCTGCAACTTGTTGAAAAAGGTTTTCTCTAAGTCTAAGAGAGATTGGCATGAGAGAATGGAAGAAGCTCTTTGGGCATACAGGACCACATATCACACACCAACGCaagcgactccttattcattTGTTTATGGAGTTGAAACAGTCCTTCCACTTGAGCGTCAAATTCCATCGTTGCGGTTTGCCATTAAAGATGGACTcgctgatgaagaaaatgctcggtTATGCCTTGAAGAATTGGAAGCACTTGATGAAAAGAGGCTACAAGCTCAACAAAaccttgaatgttatcaagctcgccTGTCTGgatcttttaacaaaaaaatgagCCTTAGATCTTTCCAAGTGGGTGACCAAGTTCTTGTGGTCAAAAGTCCTATTATTACCTCTCGTTGA